A region from the Vicia villosa cultivar HV-30 ecotype Madison, WI linkage group LG3, Vvil1.0, whole genome shotgun sequence genome encodes:
- the LOC131661289 gene encoding PP2A regulatory subunit TAP46, whose amino-acid sequence MGEIKMEDMPLPALFEQARKIHATATEFGADQELVKKGCEALNKCEDMINKLGLFSANETKEDISTTDLKYILVPYYLAELTEKIAQDDRIQILKASQAKLKEFISFCEAMELVPKEELESYMQGVPKSVADQRARKIARFKRLKAAESKLLEIKERKERRGRSTKAAALSAPVEAGEEELLDDDGEEEREAWNTSISLAICKAFDLLEMIKKEEEMLSAVKDRQSKDGDQQFSKDVLDERAKKAEAWHRNAAVRAQYTKPSPPITCATFAQDVLEGRAQASQAHDHKHQPLIFGPQSLVNGSFTNERERLAAQVFQPSHRMPTMSIEEAGLKEMEIMNKWQETNIRLMEEATSSWHNDRKFKPGGEQEEEDEDDDDAQDRARALDDWKDDNPRGAGNSKLTPCG is encoded by the exons ATGGGCGAGATTAAGATGGAAGACATGCCGCTACCGGCGCTGTTCGAACAAGCAAGGAAGATCCACGCAACCGCCACAGAGTTTGGTGCTGACCAG GAGCTTGTGAAAAAAGGATGCGAGGCTTTGAATAAATGCGAGGACATGATTAACAAGCTTGGTTTGTTTTCTGCTAACGAAACCAAAGAGGATATCAGCACCACTGATCTCAAGTATATTCTG GTACCATATTATCTTGCTGAGTTGACCGAAAAAATAGCACAAGATGACAGGATACAGATTCTAAAGGCTTCCCAAGCAAAACTAAAG gaATTTATCTCATTTTGTGAGGCAATGGAGCTTGTCCCAAAAGAGGAGTTAGAATCTTATATGCAAGGGGTACCAAAATCTGTTGCTGATCAGAGGGCCAGAAAG ATAGCTAGATTTAAACGACTAAAAGCTGCAGAATCAAAGTTGTTGGAAATAAAAGAGCGGAAGGAAAGGCGTGGGCGTTCTACTAAAGCAGCTGCCTTGTCCGCCCCTGTTGAGGCAGGTGAGGAAGAACTATTGGATGATGAcggggaagaagaaagagag gCTTGGAATACTAGCATATCTTTGGCGATCTGTAAG GCATTTGATCTTCTAGAAATGATAAAGAAAGAGGAAGAGATGCTCTCTGCTGTAAAAGATAGACAATCCAAG GATGGAGACCAGCAGTTTTCTAAGGATGTTCTTGATGAACGTGCAAAGAAAGCAGAAGCATGGCATCGCAATGCTGCAGTTCGCGCACAGTATACTAAGCCCTCTCCACCAATCACATGTGCTACTTTTGCCCAAGATGTTCTGGAAGGAAGAGCACAAGCATCACAAGCACATGATCACAAACACCAACCACTGATATTTGGACCACAAAGCCTTGTGAATGGAAGTTTTACgaatgagagagaaagattgGCAGCCCAGGTCTTCCAACCCAGTCATAG GATGCCAACTATGAGCATTGAGGAAGCAGGACTTAAAGAaatggaaataatgaataaatggcAAGAGACCAATATCAGACTCATGGAAGAAGCCACTTCCTCTTGGCACAATGATAGGAAGTTTAAGCCAGGTGGTGAACAAGAGgaggaggatgaagatgatgatgatgcacAGGATAGAGCCAGAGCTTTGGATGATTGGAAGGATGATAATCCACGGGGTGCAGGAAATTCAAAACTTACCCCTTGTGGCTAA